The following proteins are co-located in the Catenulispora sp. EB89 genome:
- a CDS encoding PQQ-dependent sugar dehydrogenase, giving the protein MQRPGLRRPRTAGLLLRSALAAALTLLGVYAVAGNAAATPPTGFSDTVVATVTLPVGLSFTPDGRMLVTTKPGQLYAYSTAGAQTLALDGSGFICAKQPGQDERGMLGVAVDPAFATNDFIYVYYSHSTNGSCFNRVSRFTLDATDHVVAGSEKVLVDGIQGDGFHNGGDLVFGKDGDLYVSVGDGHCLEGCDPSNQAAQDLTKLNGKILRIKPDGSIPAGNPFSGSGTARCDAGPITSGKCQEIYAYGFRNPFRIAQDPNASGTRIFVDDVGENTTEEIDLLKAGGNYGWPNCEGPCNPSNPKYVDPYFSYPDNMGGGRGSITGGAFVPNGAWNPSYNGDYLFSDYVKKNQYLINAAGTSGTGLKTFSAGAAGISMWFGPQNPGGTGTQQALYYTDLIGGTVHKVTSGTTTPNASFTTNGATGLLNYCSTHATTAGKPPFTVSFDGSASSDPNGRALTYKWDFGDGATATTTTPTTTHTYTTVGDFTPKLTVTNSAGGTSAPATGTVRTDDAPPALTITSPTPTSTFTVGQTYTPAGSAVAGNGTALPASALTWQVWLFHINHVHPVLDPVAGDGATSFVAPPAEQFSAIKGNSRLLVCLSGTDANGVTQTIEQDFNPQLVHISLASQPSGLKIGIAEDDVDPGGTVTTPATVTSWAGYQLHLTAPNQTDASGTAQTFASWSDGGAQTHAVTPTADTTYTATFTPSTCSAAQLLTNPGFESGATGWTQTSTLNLSPITKATSAEPAHSGSYVAWFDGNGSKDTDTISQTVAVPSGCKATLSYWLHIDTTEKTTTAKPDTFTVQAVNSAGTVLGTLGTFSNLNKASGYTQHTADLSAYAGQSIALKFIGAETDKNGGTTNFILDDTSLTTQ; this is encoded by the coding sequence GTGCAAAGACCAGGGCTCAGAAGACCACGGACGGCAGGCCTGCTCCTGCGATCGGCGCTGGCTGCGGCCTTGACGCTGCTCGGGGTGTACGCGGTCGCCGGGAACGCGGCCGCGACGCCGCCGACCGGCTTCTCCGACACCGTCGTCGCCACCGTCACGCTGCCGGTCGGGCTGAGTTTCACCCCCGACGGCCGCATGCTCGTCACCACGAAGCCGGGCCAGCTCTACGCCTACAGCACCGCCGGCGCCCAGACCCTCGCGCTCGACGGCTCCGGCTTCATCTGCGCCAAGCAGCCCGGCCAGGACGAGCGCGGGATGCTCGGCGTCGCGGTCGATCCGGCGTTCGCCACGAACGACTTCATCTACGTGTACTACAGCCACAGCACGAACGGCAGCTGCTTCAACCGCGTCTCGCGGTTCACCCTGGACGCCACGGACCACGTCGTGGCCGGCAGCGAGAAGGTGCTCGTCGACGGCATCCAGGGCGACGGCTTCCACAACGGCGGCGACCTGGTCTTCGGCAAGGACGGCGACCTGTACGTCTCGGTCGGCGACGGGCACTGCCTGGAGGGCTGCGACCCCTCGAACCAGGCCGCGCAGGACCTGACCAAGCTCAACGGCAAGATCCTGCGGATCAAGCCGGACGGCTCGATCCCGGCCGGGAACCCGTTCAGCGGCTCGGGCACGGCCCGCTGCGACGCCGGACCCATCACCTCCGGCAAGTGCCAGGAGATCTACGCCTACGGCTTCCGCAACCCGTTCCGGATCGCCCAGGACCCGAACGCCTCCGGGACCCGGATCTTCGTGGACGACGTCGGCGAGAACACCACCGAGGAGATCGACCTGCTCAAGGCCGGCGGGAACTACGGCTGGCCGAACTGCGAGGGCCCGTGCAACCCGTCGAACCCGAAGTACGTCGACCCGTACTTCTCCTACCCCGACAACATGGGCGGCGGTCGCGGGTCCATCACCGGCGGCGCGTTCGTTCCGAACGGAGCCTGGAACCCGTCCTACAACGGTGACTACCTGTTCAGCGACTACGTGAAGAAGAACCAGTACCTGATCAACGCCGCCGGGACCAGCGGCACCGGGCTGAAGACGTTCTCGGCCGGGGCGGCCGGGATCTCGATGTGGTTCGGACCGCAGAACCCGGGCGGGACCGGCACCCAGCAGGCGCTGTACTACACCGACCTGATCGGCGGCACCGTCCACAAGGTGACGTCCGGGACGACGACGCCGAACGCCTCGTTCACCACCAACGGGGCCACCGGGCTGCTGAACTACTGCTCGACCCACGCCACCACCGCGGGCAAGCCGCCGTTCACCGTGTCCTTCGACGGATCGGCGAGCAGCGACCCCAACGGCCGCGCGCTCACCTACAAGTGGGACTTCGGCGACGGCGCCACGGCGACCACCACGACACCGACGACCACCCACACCTACACCACGGTCGGCGACTTCACCCCGAAGCTGACGGTGACCAACAGCGCCGGCGGCACGTCGGCGCCGGCGACCGGCACGGTCCGCACCGACGACGCGCCACCGGCGCTGACCATCACCTCGCCGACCCCGACCAGCACCTTCACCGTCGGCCAGACCTACACCCCGGCCGGTTCCGCGGTCGCCGGCAACGGCACCGCCCTGCCCGCCTCGGCGCTGACCTGGCAGGTGTGGCTGTTCCACATCAACCACGTGCACCCGGTGCTGGACCCGGTGGCCGGCGACGGGGCGACGTCGTTCGTCGCACCGCCGGCGGAGCAGTTCTCGGCGATCAAGGGCAACAGCCGGCTGCTGGTCTGCCTGTCCGGGACCGACGCCAACGGCGTGACGCAGACGATCGAACAGGACTTCAACCCGCAGCTGGTGCACATCAGCCTCGCCTCGCAGCCGTCCGGGCTGAAGATCGGGATCGCCGAAGACGACGTGGATCCCGGCGGCACCGTCACCACCCCGGCGACCGTCACCTCGTGGGCCGGCTACCAGCTGCACCTGACCGCGCCGAACCAGACCGACGCCTCGGGCACGGCGCAGACCTTCGCGTCCTGGTCCGACGGCGGCGCGCAGACGCACGCCGTCACCCCGACCGCCGACACGACCTACACCGCGACGTTCACGCCGAGCACGTGCTCGGCGGCGCAGTTGCTGACGAACCCGGGCTTCGAGTCCGGGGCGACCGGCTGGACCCAGACCTCGACGCTGAACCTCAGCCCGATCACCAAGGCCACCTCGGCGGAACCGGCTCACTCGGGTTCGTACGTGGCGTGGTTCGACGGGAACGGGAGCAAGGACACCGACACCATCTCGCAGACCGTCGCGGTGCCCTCGGGCTGCAAGGCGACGCTGTCCTACTGGCTGCACATCGACACGACCGAGAAGACCACGACCGCCAAGCCCGACACCTTCACGGTGCAGGCCGTGAACTCGGCCGGCACGGTGCTCGGCACGCTCGGCACCTTCTCCAACCTGAACAAGGCCTCGGGCTACACGCAGCACACCGCGGACCTGTCCGCCTACGCCGGACAGAGCATCGCGCTGAAGTTCATCGGCGCCGAGACCGACAAGAACGGAGGCACGACCAACTTCATCCTCGACGACACGTCGCTCACCACACAGTGA
- a CDS encoding inositol-3-phosphate synthase: protein MTFSDSDEIPAATGVWLVGARGSVAVTAIAGAAALRAGLLEPIGCVTAAPEFAAAGLPDYADLVFGGHDVSDVSVLKQAAELAADGVLPAGILAAVADGLRAADAAIRSVPPPADDPRPVRERIRSLIADLEEFRTVRRLRRVVVVNVASTEPPTAEQPWQHSLAELEAALDRDEAELAPSTQYAYAALRAGCSYVDFTPSTGARLPALDELARSAGVPYAGSDAKTGETLLVSALAPMFTSRALRVRSWSGTNLLGGGDGATLDDAGAAASKTVSKRRGLDRLLGAPVEGRTHIDNVPTLGGWKTAWDHIGFEGFGGVRMTMQLTWQGCDSALAAPLVLDLARLLARAHDGGAVGAFAPAAFFFKDPVPAGPGADVEYGLARQYEALLAWAASVAGS, encoded by the coding sequence ATGACGTTCTCGGATTCGGACGAGATCCCGGCGGCGACCGGGGTCTGGCTGGTGGGTGCCCGGGGCTCGGTCGCGGTGACCGCGATCGCCGGGGCCGCAGCGCTGCGGGCCGGGCTGCTGGAGCCGATCGGCTGTGTGACGGCGGCGCCGGAGTTCGCCGCGGCCGGGTTGCCCGACTACGCGGACCTGGTGTTCGGCGGCCACGACGTCAGCGACGTCAGCGTCCTGAAACAGGCCGCGGAGCTCGCCGCCGACGGTGTGCTCCCGGCCGGGATCCTGGCGGCGGTCGCCGACGGGCTGCGCGCGGCCGACGCCGCGATCCGCTCCGTGCCGCCGCCCGCCGACGACCCCCGGCCGGTCCGCGAGCGCATCAGGAGCCTGATCGCCGACCTCGAGGAGTTCCGGACCGTCCGGCGGCTGCGCCGGGTCGTGGTCGTCAACGTGGCCTCGACCGAGCCGCCGACCGCGGAACAGCCCTGGCAGCACAGCCTGGCCGAGTTGGAGGCCGCGCTGGACCGGGACGAGGCGGAGCTCGCGCCGAGCACGCAGTACGCCTACGCCGCGCTGCGTGCCGGCTGTTCCTATGTGGACTTCACGCCGTCGACCGGCGCGCGGCTGCCCGCCCTGGACGAGTTGGCCCGGTCGGCCGGCGTCCCCTACGCCGGCAGCGATGCGAAGACCGGCGAGACGCTGCTGGTCTCCGCGCTCGCGCCGATGTTCACCTCGCGTGCCCTGCGCGTCCGCTCGTGGTCCGGGACCAACCTGCTCGGCGGCGGCGACGGCGCGACCCTCGACGACGCCGGAGCCGCGGCGAGCAAGACCGTCTCGAAACGCCGCGGCCTGGACCGGCTGCTCGGCGCGCCGGTCGAAGGCCGCACGCACATCGACAACGTCCCCACGCTGGGCGGATGGAAGACCGCCTGGGACCACATCGGGTTCGAGGGCTTCGGCGGCGTCCGGATGACGATGCAGCTCACCTGGCAGGGCTGCGACTCGGCGCTGGCCGCGCCGCTGGTGCTGGACCTGGCGCGGCTGCTGGCCCGAGCCCACGACGGCGGTGCGGTCGGCGCGTTCGCCCCGGCCGCGTTCTTCTTCAAGGACCCGGTCCCGGCCGGCCCCGGGGCGGACGTCGAGTACGGGCTGGCGCGCCAGTACGAGGCGCTGCTGGCCTGGGCCGCCTCGGTGGCGGGCTCCTGA
- a CDS encoding SCO3242 family prenyltransferase codes for MAEAPDIRALAELLRAPAAFSVPGDVFAGAAAAGRPIGARACGTAAASVCLYWAGMALNDHADRFVDVFERPERPLPSGRVRPGTALAIAGGLTAAGLGIAALSGGVRTLTVAAPLAAAVWGYDLGFKDGSCGPAAMAAARSLDVLMGAGVGALRAAAPAAAVVGVHTLAVTVLSRSEVHGASRRVAATTAALSGTAAGGALAVLGRGRGRRSAPRPQRAFATALAGLYAWRVGGAQAAVARDGRADVVRKAVGAGIMSLMPLQASLIAGRGEPLAALPVAAAGPLARRLARKVSPT; via the coding sequence ATGGCCGAGGCACCCGATATCAGGGCACTGGCCGAACTGCTCCGGGCCCCGGCGGCGTTCAGCGTGCCCGGCGACGTGTTCGCCGGAGCCGCCGCGGCCGGGCGGCCGATCGGCGCGCGCGCCTGCGGCACGGCGGCCGCCTCCGTGTGCCTGTACTGGGCCGGGATGGCACTCAACGACCACGCCGACCGGTTCGTCGACGTCTTCGAACGCCCGGAACGGCCGCTGCCCTCCGGCCGCGTCCGGCCCGGGACCGCTCTGGCCATCGCCGGGGGCCTGACCGCCGCCGGACTCGGCATCGCGGCGCTGTCCGGGGGAGTGCGGACCCTGACGGTCGCCGCCCCGCTGGCCGCAGCCGTGTGGGGATACGACCTCGGGTTCAAGGACGGGTCCTGCGGTCCGGCCGCGATGGCCGCCGCCCGGAGCCTGGACGTGCTCATGGGTGCGGGTGTCGGAGCGCTGCGCGCCGCGGCACCGGCCGCGGCCGTCGTCGGCGTGCACACCCTGGCCGTCACCGTGCTCAGCCGCAGCGAGGTGCACGGCGCGTCCCGGCGCGTCGCCGCGACCACGGCGGCCTTGAGCGGCACGGCGGCCGGCGGCGCGCTGGCCGTGCTCGGTCGCGGTCGCGGCCGACGCTCCGCGCCGCGACCTCAGCGCGCCTTCGCCACGGCGCTCGCCGGCCTGTACGCGTGGCGGGTCGGCGGCGCGCAGGCCGCGGTCGCCCGGGACGGCCGCGCCGACGTCGTCCGCAAGGCCGTCGGCGCGGGAATCATGAGCCTGATGCCGTTGCAGGCGTCCCTCATCGCGGGCCGCGGCGAACCCCTCGCCGCGCTCCCGGTCGCGGCGGCCGGCCCGCTCGCGCGCCGCCTGGCCCGCAAGGTGTCCCCGACATGA
- a CDS encoding sugar phosphate isomerase/epimerase family protein: protein MTRFGYGTNGFADHRLDDALAIMADLGYDGVALTLDHQHLDPYAADLAARVSALARLLDRLGLDVVIETGARYLLDPWRKHQPTLVSEEPGGRAVRIDLLTRAVRIAADLGAQAVSFWSGTASVDCDRATALDRVAAGCETVLAAAQKAGVVLGFEPEPGMAVDTLDRFAELREVLGRPDGFGVTLDIGHCRCLEPVQVADCVAWVADCLVNVQIDDMRRGVHEHLEFGQGEIDFPPVLRALSEAGYTGLVSVELPRHSHAAVRVAAESLTFLRKAAESA, encoded by the coding sequence ATGACCCGCTTCGGCTACGGCACCAACGGCTTCGCCGACCACCGGCTCGATGACGCCCTGGCGATCATGGCCGACCTCGGCTACGACGGCGTCGCGCTGACCCTGGACCACCAGCACCTGGACCCCTACGCCGCCGACCTCGCCGCGCGGGTCTCGGCGCTGGCCCGGCTCCTGGACCGGCTGGGGCTCGACGTCGTCATCGAGACCGGCGCGCGCTACCTGCTCGATCCGTGGCGCAAACACCAGCCGACGCTGGTGTCGGAGGAGCCCGGAGGGCGGGCGGTGCGCATCGATCTGCTGACCCGCGCGGTGCGGATCGCCGCCGATCTCGGGGCGCAGGCCGTGTCGTTCTGGAGCGGGACCGCATCAGTGGACTGCGACCGCGCGACGGCTCTCGACCGGGTGGCGGCGGGCTGCGAGACGGTGCTCGCCGCGGCCCAGAAGGCGGGCGTCGTCCTCGGCTTCGAACCGGAACCGGGCATGGCCGTCGACACCCTCGACCGGTTCGCCGAGCTGCGGGAGGTCCTCGGACGCCCCGACGGGTTCGGTGTGACGCTGGACATCGGGCACTGCCGGTGCCTGGAGCCGGTCCAGGTGGCCGACTGCGTCGCGTGGGTCGCGGACTGCCTGGTCAACGTGCAGATCGACGACATGCGCCGAGGCGTGCACGAGCACCTGGAGTTCGGCCAGGGGGAGATCGACTTCCCGCCGGTGCTGCGGGCGTTGTCAGAGGCCGGATACACCGGCCTGGTCTCCGTCGAGCTGCCGCGCCATTCCCACGCCGCCGTGCGCGTGGCGGCCGAATCGCTGACGTTTCTCCGGAAGGCGGCGGAATCCGCATGA
- a CDS encoding EboA domain-containing protein, which yields MTGPISVPDLEAAFQAGAPDRAWKWLADARRQVARDRGALELLFPAAARACGRARLPSLLPSPDRWRTDDVARVLVLASMAWRDPDRLHGLYDHGDADEKRAILLALDFIEVGDGGLAIVEDALRTNDTRLITAALGRYGARHLSASAYRQAILKAVFCGIPLAAVSGLDDRADAELARMLGDFVRERSVAGRTVPDDVWSILARFP from the coding sequence ATGACAGGCCCGATCTCAGTGCCCGATCTCGAAGCCGCCTTCCAGGCCGGAGCGCCGGACCGGGCGTGGAAATGGCTTGCCGACGCACGTCGGCAGGTCGCCCGGGACCGGGGTGCACTCGAGCTGCTGTTCCCCGCCGCCGCGCGGGCCTGCGGTCGCGCGCGGCTGCCGTCGTTGTTGCCGTCGCCGGATCGCTGGCGCACCGACGACGTGGCCCGCGTGCTCGTGCTGGCGTCGATGGCGTGGCGGGACCCCGACCGGCTGCACGGCCTCTACGACCACGGCGACGCCGACGAGAAGCGCGCGATCCTGCTGGCCCTGGACTTCATCGAGGTCGGCGACGGCGGACTGGCGATCGTCGAGGACGCGCTGCGGACCAACGACACCAGGCTCATCACCGCCGCGCTCGGCCGCTACGGCGCCCGGCATCTGTCGGCGTCCGCCTATCGGCAGGCGATCCTCAAAGCCGTGTTCTGCGGCATCCCGCTGGCCGCGGTGTCCGGGCTGGACGACCGTGCCGACGCGGAGTTGGCGCGGATGCTGGGGGACTTCGTCCGGGAGCGGTCCGTGGCCGGGCGCACCGTTCCCGACGACGTGTGGTCGATCCTCGCGCGATTCCCGTGA
- a CDS encoding TatD family hydrolase, producing MRIFDPHVHMTSRTTDDYQAMAAAGIRALVEPAFWLGQPRTSVGSFVDYFDALLGWEPFRAAGFGVRHHCALALNPKEANDPRCREVLDVLDRYLAKDRVVAVGEVGYDSMTPQEDEVFAIQLDQARRHDLPVLVHTPHRDKREGTLRSLDVVRESGLPAGRVLLDHLNELTVAPVLEAGCWAGFSIYPDTKMDERRMVAVLREHGTERILVNSAADWGRSDPLKTVRTAEAMLAAGFDDKDVDRVLWRNPVEFYGQSGRLVLDEAPGPLAESFRGSSVRRGEAGE from the coding sequence ATGCGCATCTTCGATCCGCACGTCCACATGACCTCGCGGACCACCGACGACTACCAGGCGATGGCGGCGGCCGGCATCCGGGCGCTGGTCGAGCCCGCGTTCTGGCTCGGTCAGCCGCGGACCTCGGTCGGCAGCTTCGTCGACTACTTCGACGCCCTGCTGGGCTGGGAGCCGTTCCGCGCGGCGGGTTTCGGCGTGCGGCACCACTGCGCGCTGGCGCTGAATCCCAAGGAGGCCAACGATCCCCGCTGCCGGGAGGTGCTCGACGTGCTCGACCGCTACCTGGCCAAGGACCGGGTGGTCGCGGTCGGGGAGGTCGGCTACGACTCGATGACGCCGCAGGAGGACGAGGTGTTCGCGATCCAGCTCGACCAGGCGCGGCGGCACGACCTGCCGGTGCTCGTGCACACGCCGCACCGGGACAAACGGGAAGGGACGCTGCGGAGCCTGGACGTCGTGCGCGAGTCGGGGCTGCCGGCGGGCCGGGTGCTGCTCGACCATCTCAATGAGCTGACGGTTGCGCCGGTGCTGGAGGCGGGGTGCTGGGCCGGGTTCTCGATCTATCCGGACACCAAGATGGACGAGCGCCGGATGGTCGCGGTCCTGCGCGAACACGGGACCGAGCGGATCCTGGTGAACTCCGCCGCCGACTGGGGACGCAGCGATCCGCTCAAGACCGTCCGCACCGCCGAGGCGATGCTTGCCGCCGGGTTCGACGACAAGGACGTGGACCGGGTGCTGTGGCGCAATCCGGTCGAGTTCTACGGCCAAAGCGGCCGGCTGGTGCTCGACGAGGCGCCGGGTCCGTTGGCCGAGAGCTTCCGGGGCAGTTCGGTGCGACGTGGAGAGGCGGGGGAGTAG
- the eboE gene encoding metabolite traffic protein EboE — MRLRHADGTAVHLGYCANVHPVEDVAGVLEQLAVYAEPVRLALGADRLGIGLWLAREVAAGLAADPGATARLAAELAARGLEVVTLNGFPYSGFGDAAVKYRVYQPDWSDRRRAEYTADLATVLAGLLPGDAARGSISTLPLAWREPWPDSARDAARRHVDLVADHLADLAARTGAVIRVGFEAEPGCVIERTEQAVAALAGFDPAYFGVCVDTAHLAVAHEDPALALKMLAAAGIPVVKLQASAALEASQPSDPATLTALARFAEPRYLHQTRESVAGGLRGTDDLDEALRGDSLPGAAPWRVHFHVPLHAEIAPPLAGTHEVLIRTLTELFGGDTAVTDHVEVETYTWQVLPAGSRPGNDLELALGIASEVAWARTELVRAGLEAES; from the coding sequence GTGCGCTTGCGTCATGCGGACGGCACGGCCGTGCATCTCGGGTACTGCGCGAACGTGCACCCCGTCGAGGACGTCGCCGGGGTCCTGGAACAGCTCGCGGTCTACGCCGAGCCCGTGCGGCTCGCGCTCGGGGCCGACCGGCTGGGGATCGGGCTGTGGCTGGCCCGCGAGGTCGCCGCCGGACTGGCCGCCGATCCCGGCGCGACCGCCCGGCTGGCCGCCGAGCTCGCCGCGCGCGGCCTGGAGGTCGTGACGCTCAACGGCTTCCCCTACTCGGGGTTCGGGGACGCGGCGGTGAAGTACCGCGTCTACCAGCCGGACTGGTCTGACCGCCGCCGTGCCGAGTACACCGCCGACCTGGCCACGGTCCTGGCCGGGCTGCTGCCCGGCGACGCGGCCCGGGGCTCGATCTCGACGCTGCCGCTGGCGTGGCGGGAGCCGTGGCCGGACTCGGCGCGGGACGCGGCCCGGCGGCACGTGGACCTGGTCGCGGACCACCTCGCGGATCTGGCCGCGCGCACCGGCGCGGTGATCCGGGTCGGATTCGAGGCGGAGCCGGGCTGTGTCATCGAGCGGACGGAGCAGGCGGTGGCGGCGCTCGCCGGGTTTGATCCCGCGTACTTCGGCGTGTGCGTCGACACCGCTCATCTGGCGGTCGCGCACGAGGATCCCGCCCTGGCGCTGAAGATGCTTGCCGCTGCCGGGATCCCGGTGGTGAAGCTCCAGGCGTCGGCGGCGCTGGAGGCGTCGCAGCCCTCTGATCCGGCGACGCTGACTGCCTTGGCGCGCTTCGCCGAGCCGCGCTATCTGCACCAGACCCGGGAATCGGTGGCCGGCGGACTGCGCGGCACCGACGACCTCGACGAGGCGTTGCGCGGCGACAGCCTGCCCGGGGCCGCTCCGTGGCGGGTGCACTTCCACGTTCCGCTGCACGCCGAGATCGCCCCACCGCTGGCCGGGACGCACGAGGTGCTGATCAGAACACTGACGGAGTTGTTCGGCGGCGACACGGCGGTGACCGACCACGTCGAAGTCGAGACGTACACCTGGCAGGTGCTGCCCGCCGGCTCGCGCCCTGGAAACGACCTGGAGCTGGCGCTGGGGATCGCCTCGGAGGTGGCGTGGGCGCGGACCGAGCTCGTGCGGGCCGGGCTGGAGGCGGAGTCGTGA
- a CDS encoding alkaline phosphatase family protein: MTLVVLDVVGLTPRLLRHTPALRSVADTGFQARLTPSFPAVTCSVQAGMLTGAEPAEHGIVGNGWYFRDLGEPLLWRQHNRLVGGELFWDVLRREQPGATVANVCWWYAMGAATDWTVTPRPVYRADGRKDPDFYARPPELHDELTRRLGDFPLFHYWGPTASIKSTRWIVAAAGRILMAHRPDVLLVYVPHLDYDLQRFGPDDPRAVAAAREVDAAVRPLIEACRARGDDLLCVSEYGITPASRPVHVNRALRAAGLLEVHTQDGMEYLDPWASRAFAVADHQVAHIYVADPADLARARAVVAELDGVDEVHGAVGKEKLRIDHARAGELIAVAEPDAWFTYYYWQHDDRAPDFAQTVEIHRKPGYDPMELLFDPANPNAARMRAAKALARKKAGLRYRMDVVGLDASAVRGSHGRLPDSAEDGPVLLCSRPEFEREGFAASDVKGLMLGLASRR, from the coding sequence GTGACGCTGGTGGTGCTCGACGTCGTGGGGCTGACGCCCCGGCTGCTCCGGCACACGCCGGCGCTGCGGTCGGTGGCCGACACCGGGTTCCAGGCCCGGCTGACGCCGTCGTTCCCGGCGGTGACGTGCAGCGTGCAGGCCGGGATGCTGACCGGGGCGGAGCCGGCGGAGCACGGGATCGTGGGCAACGGCTGGTACTTCCGTGACCTCGGCGAGCCGTTGCTGTGGCGGCAGCACAACCGGCTCGTCGGCGGCGAGCTGTTCTGGGACGTGCTGCGCCGGGAGCAGCCCGGGGCGACCGTGGCGAACGTCTGCTGGTGGTACGCGATGGGCGCCGCGACGGACTGGACGGTGACGCCGCGGCCGGTCTACCGCGCGGACGGACGCAAGGACCCGGATTTCTACGCCCGGCCGCCCGAGCTGCACGACGAGCTCACCCGGCGGCTCGGGGACTTCCCGCTGTTCCACTACTGGGGGCCGACCGCGTCGATCAAGTCCACGCGCTGGATCGTGGCGGCGGCGGGGCGGATCCTCATGGCGCACCGGCCCGACGTGCTGCTGGTGTACGTCCCGCACCTGGACTACGACCTTCAGCGCTTTGGGCCCGACGATCCCCGGGCCGTCGCCGCCGCGCGCGAGGTCGACGCGGCTGTCAGACCGCTGATCGAGGCCTGCCGCGCGCGGGGGGACGACCTGCTGTGCGTCTCCGAGTACGGCATCACGCCGGCCTCCAGGCCGGTGCACGTCAACCGGGCCCTGCGCGCCGCCGGGCTGCTGGAGGTGCACACGCAGGACGGTATGGAGTACTTGGATCCGTGGGCGTCCCGCGCGTTCGCGGTCGCCGATCACCAGGTCGCGCACATCTACGTCGCCGACCCCGCAGATTTGGCACGGGCCCGCGCCGTCGTCGCGGAGCTCGACGGCGTCGACGAGGTGCACGGCGCGGTGGGCAAGGAGAAGCTGCGGATCGACCACGCGCGCGCCGGCGAGCTCATCGCCGTCGCCGAGCCCGACGCCTGGTTCACGTACTACTACTGGCAGCACGACGACCGGGCTCCGGATTTCGCGCAGACGGTCGAGATCCACCGCAAGCCCGGCTACGACCCGATGGAACTCCTCTTCGACCCGGCGAACCCGAACGCGGCCCGGATGCGCGCCGCGAAGGCGCTGGCCCGCAAGAAGGCGGGGCTGCGGTACCGGATGGATGTCGTCGGGCTCGACGCCTCGGCGGTGCGCGGGTCGCACGGCCGGTTGCCGGACAGCGCGGAGGACGGTCCGGTGCTGTTGTGTTCGCGGCCTGAGTTCGAGCGGGAAGGGTTCGCGGCGAGTGATGTGAAGGGGTTGATGTTGGGGCTGGCTTCGCGGCGGTGA
- a CDS encoding glycoside hydrolase family 105 protein, which yields MRRSRVRVLRQSLLMLLATVLAAAGALPARAAATTDWSVAVVKSTMQRFTPATIGGWSYPVGLYLYGQYQVYLRTHDAAYLTYLKSWVDRFVSANGTINQSFNSLDSMLAGRLLIILHHETGQSRYAVAAATIRHRLDSYPRTADGGFWHADTSSRAHQLWDDGLYMVVPFLAEYGKEFNDPSSDAEAVKQLTVYANHLQQPDGLLQHAYDESKTASWANPTTGLSPEQWCRANGWYGMAVVTALDDVPTNQPGRATLLTDLNRFAAGLQQYQDPATGRWFQVIDKPTGAGNWTETSCSSMNAYTLSRGAQQGYIDSHYAALAQKAYHGVLARLSIGSNGLTNLTTISIGTNVGNYAYYIGRTQATNDFHGLGSFLIMNEQLRTPTGS from the coding sequence ATGCGAAGATCCAGAGTCCGTGTTCTGCGACAGTCCCTGCTCATGCTGCTCGCCACCGTCCTGGCCGCGGCCGGTGCGCTGCCGGCCCGGGCCGCGGCGACCACCGACTGGTCGGTCGCGGTGGTCAAGTCCACGATGCAGCGCTTCACCCCGGCCACCATCGGCGGCTGGTCGTACCCCGTCGGCCTCTACCTGTACGGCCAGTACCAGGTCTACCTGCGCACCCATGATGCGGCGTATCTGACGTATCTGAAGAGCTGGGTCGACCGCTTCGTCTCCGCGAACGGCACCATCAACCAGAGCTTCAACAGCCTGGACAGCATGCTCGCCGGGCGGCTGCTGATCATCCTGCACCACGAGACCGGCCAGTCCCGGTACGCGGTCGCGGCGGCCACGATCCGCCACCGCCTGGACAGCTACCCGCGCACCGCCGACGGCGGGTTCTGGCACGCCGACACCTCCTCCCGCGCGCACCAGCTGTGGGACGACGGCCTGTACATGGTCGTGCCCTTCCTCGCCGAGTACGGCAAGGAGTTCAACGACCCGAGCAGCGACGCCGAGGCGGTCAAGCAGCTGACCGTCTACGCCAACCACCTCCAGCAGCCCGACGGCCTGCTCCAGCACGCCTACGACGAGTCCAAGACCGCGAGCTGGGCGAACCCGACGACCGGCCTGTCGCCGGAGCAGTGGTGCCGCGCGAACGGCTGGTACGGCATGGCGGTGGTGACCGCCCTGGACGACGTCCCGACCAACCAGCCGGGCCGCGCCACACTGCTCACCGACCTGAACCGCTTCGCCGCCGGGCTGCAGCAGTACCAGGACCCGGCGACCGGACGCTGGTTCCAGGTCATCGACAAGCCCACCGGCGCCGGGAACTGGACCGAGACCTCGTGTTCCAGCATGAACGCCTACACGCTCTCGCGAGGCGCGCAACAGGGCTACATCGACTCGCACTACGCCGCGCTGGCTCAAAAGGCGTACCACGGCGTGCTCGCGCGGCTCTCGATCGGGAGCAACGGCTTGACGAACCTGACGACCATCTCGATCGGGACGAACGTCGGGAACTACGCGTACTACATCGGCCGGACCCAGGCCACGAACGACTTCCACGGTCTGGGCTCGTTCCTGATCATGAACGAGCAGCTACGGACACCCACAGGATCCTGA